One genomic region from Candidatus Zixiibacteriota bacterium encodes:
- a CDS encoding sigma-54-dependent Fis family transcriptional regulator translates to MPDNEESKSLQSAFDELKCINRTMDKICRVSEINHIMSIIIDELINLTDADEGVVNLLAEEKLSADPDTVVRAGDSENPDDSFKVPDLIAGWVIRNKRIFLSENIETDARVTGLSSSGGRHISVLCCPMVTRGKIIGLTTLVKGKDKSPFSDDNSRVTGIITSQTAQILSNAILLKELAAKTKLLEISRKKLHDENIRLSAELKSNFGFENIISKSSGMKKVLTMASKVATNDSPVLVTGPTGTGKELIAQAIHYNSNRRDKAFVVKNCGVKTESLLEAELFGYVKGAFTGADRDKPGLFREADGGTILLDEVGEAPLTTQVAILRVLENGEIRPVGASKTETVNVRVISATNRDLSEEIEKGDFRRDLFYRLNTFTIELPPLSHRRDDIPLLVHYFMRKLKEKLSLNEPSITQETLDALIKYSWPGNVRQLENEIERALVLGDSDGKIDIKHLSPEILKRDATNTSYNDYRGPLKNLIEDIERSVITATLVENDGNILRTSKILDLTRKGLKDKMARYGISTRDDHKS, encoded by the coding sequence ATGCCCGATAATGAAGAATCAAAAAGCTTGCAATCCGCGTTCGATGAACTGAAATGTATTAATCGAACAATGGATAAAATTTGCCGGGTTTCTGAGATCAATCATATCATGTCGATTATTATCGATGAGCTCATAAATTTGACCGACGCTGATGAAGGTGTGGTCAATCTATTGGCGGAAGAAAAACTCAGCGCCGATCCCGATACGGTAGTGCGAGCGGGAGACTCCGAAAATCCGGACGATTCTTTTAAGGTACCGGATTTAATCGCCGGATGGGTCATAAGAAATAAGCGAATATTTTTATCGGAAAATATCGAGACCGATGCAAGGGTTACCGGCTTATCTTCTTCTGGCGGTCGGCATATTTCCGTTCTTTGCTGTCCAATGGTTACACGGGGGAAAATCATCGGATTGACGACCCTGGTTAAGGGTAAAGATAAATCTCCTTTTTCGGATGACAACAGCCGCGTCACCGGAATCATCACATCTCAAACAGCTCAGATTCTCAGTAACGCCATCCTTTTAAAAGAATTGGCGGCCAAAACCAAACTTTTAGAAATATCCCGGAAAAAGTTACATGATGAAAACATTCGTTTGAGCGCGGAATTGAAATCGAATTTTGGTTTTGAAAACATCATCAGTAAATCATCCGGAATGAAAAAGGTATTGACGATGGCGTCAAAAGTTGCTACCAATGATTCTCCGGTGTTAGTTACCGGACCAACCGGAACGGGAAAAGAGCTCATCGCCCAGGCTATACATTATAACAGCAATCGTAGGGACAAAGCATTTGTCGTCAAAAACTGCGGCGTTAAAACAGAATCGCTTCTTGAGGCTGAATTATTCGGATATGTTAAGGGAGCTTTTACGGGAGCTGACCGAGATAAACCCGGCCTGTTTCGCGAAGCGGATGGCGGCACAATATTATTAGACGAAGTCGGTGAAGCCCCTTTAACGACTCAGGTCGCCATTTTACGGGTTCTGGAGAACGGTGAAATCAGGCCGGTCGGGGCTTCAAAAACCGAAACAGTAAACGTCAGGGTGATATCAGCCACTAATCGGGATTTGAGTGAAGAAATCGAAAAAGGTGATTTCCGCCGCGATTTATTTTACAGGTTAAATACCTTCACGATTGAACTTCCTCCCCTGTCGCATCGCCGTGACGATATTCCCCTTCTGGTTCATTATTTCATGAGGAAATTAAAGGAAAAATTATCTCTGAATGAACCGTCGATTACTCAGGAAACTCTCGACGCCCTTATAAAGTACAGTTGGCCGGGTAATGTCAGACAACTCGAAAACGAAATTGAACGGGCGTTGGTATTAGGTGATAGCGACGGGAAAATTGATATTAAACATCTTTCTCCCGAAATTTTAAAACGAGATGCCACCAACACATCTTATAATGATTATCGAGGACCGCTTAAAAATCTAATTGAGGATATCGAGCGCAGCGTAATCACAGCGACATTGGTCGAAAACGATGGAAATATTTTAAGGACATCCAAAATACTTGACCTGACCCGCAAAGGATTAAAAGATAAAATGGCACGATACGGAATATCTACTCGGGATGATCACAAATCCTGA
- a CDS encoding protein kinase: MSDLHMSQNDGEDFRPGTELGNYRIVSKIGSGGMGDVYLAEDEKLNRRVALKFLSRQFVTDSTFKERFLREARAAASLSHPNIITVHEVNEFKGRPFIAMEYVESESLKEYIKDKSLAFDKIFDIASQVCRALSEAHEKGLVHRDIKPSNILIDAQGRIKIVDFGLVHAVGETTLSGAGSTMGTISYMSPEQVTGGDISGSSDLFSLGVVLYEMVTGVRPFQGDYEASVIYSIVNETPKAITELRDDVPPHLIDTIDKLLKKNPEERFENASDVVSALKEEGHFELDSTRELDIKISNKNIRIGYLLLAVVIAISAIIYIIGDQKATDMAMGSKKIAVLPFENLGDPSHQYFADGITDEITARLATIQGLKVVSRTSAMRFKDSDQSISSIGKELKVDYLLIGTIRWEQYEESLRVRIIPQLIKVEDDTHIWAGRYFHTLTDIFSVQIDIAENVAKTLNIVMHESGQDALKEIPTHNIEAYDYYLRGNDYFHRSWDHDDILIATQMYQKAVELDPEFSLAHAMLSRGHESLFWEGYDRTEERCGKAREAASRALELQPALPEAHLAMGYIYYHCDMVYGRAIQAFAMVIQKLPNQADAYSSLGAVQRRQGQFEEAINNFKKSFELDPLSNLKAFDIGLTLGLIRNYDEARVYLEKAGALAPDWPLPCIYKAWLDIFSNGDAEKAKIELSKSAHRVDMSRSQYYWWLLRLVEPNLGKILEKTQPGTDAVAFYLHQARIYRLLEQYETEKQFADSALILLAQKENGAGFDARYHSQLSMAYGALRQKDSALYHGQMALELLPTSKDAFDALFLVVNMAEILVIFEEYDVAVERLEHLLTIPGFVSRPYLKIDPLWKPLENHPRFKIIISESE, encoded by the coding sequence ATGTCGGATTTGCACATGAGCCAGAATGACGGCGAAGATTTTCGCCCGGGAACCGAATTAGGGAATTATCGTATTGTCTCCAAAATCGGATCCGGAGGGATGGGCGACGTTTATCTGGCCGAAGATGAAAAGCTGAATCGCCGGGTGGCTCTTAAATTTCTCTCTCGCCAATTTGTAACGGATTCAACATTCAAAGAAAGATTTTTACGAGAGGCCCGAGCCGCCGCCTCTCTGAGTCATCCCAACATTATAACCGTGCATGAAGTCAATGAATTCAAAGGACGGCCTTTTATTGCCATGGAATATGTTGAGAGTGAGTCGCTCAAAGAATATATTAAGGATAAATCTCTTGCCTTTGATAAAATATTCGACATTGCCAGCCAGGTATGCCGCGCACTTTCTGAAGCGCATGAGAAGGGTCTGGTTCATCGCGATATTAAACCTTCAAATATTCTAATTGATGCGCAGGGGAGGATTAAAATCGTTGATTTCGGGCTGGTACATGCCGTCGGGGAAACGACGCTCTCCGGAGCCGGCTCGACGATGGGCACCATCAGCTATATGTCTCCGGAACAGGTAACGGGCGGGGATATATCGGGCTCATCCGATTTATTTTCTCTGGGCGTGGTTTTATATGAGATGGTCACGGGAGTACGGCCGTTTCAGGGTGATTACGAAGCCTCTGTTATTTATTCCATAGTCAATGAAACCCCGAAAGCAATCACTGAACTCCGAGACGATGTTCCGCCGCATCTGATAGATACAATCGATAAATTGCTGAAAAAGAACCCGGAGGAACGATTCGAGAACGCAAGCGATGTCGTCTCCGCGCTGAAAGAGGAAGGTCATTTTGAATTGGATTCAACTCGCGAGTTGGATATAAAAATCAGTAATAAAAATATCAGGATTGGCTACCTTTTACTCGCCGTTGTTATAGCCATTTCGGCAATTATTTATATTATTGGCGATCAGAAGGCGACAGATATGGCAATGGGTTCCAAAAAAATCGCGGTCTTGCCGTTTGAGAACCTGGGCGATCCCTCCCATCAATATTTTGCCGACGGCATAACCGATGAGATTACCGCCAGACTGGCAACGATTCAGGGACTTAAGGTCGTTTCCCGTACAAGCGCCATGCGGTTTAAGGATTCGGATCAATCAATTAGCAGCATTGGCAAAGAATTAAAAGTAGATTATTTACTGATTGGGACTATTCGCTGGGAACAATATGAGGAAAGCCTGCGGGTACGGATAATTCCTCAACTGATTAAGGTTGAAGATGATACTCATATCTGGGCCGGACGGTATTTTCACACTCTGACAGATATATTTTCGGTTCAGATTGATATAGCGGAAAACGTCGCGAAAACTTTAAATATTGTGATGCATGAATCCGGACAGGATGCTCTCAAGGAAATTCCCACACATAATATAGAAGCTTATGATTACTATCTGAGGGGTAATGATTACTTCCATCGTAGTTGGGACCACGACGATATATTAATCGCGACGCAAATGTATCAAAAAGCGGTTGAACTTGACCCGGAATTTTCGCTGGCCCATGCCATGCTTTCTCGGGGACACGAAAGTCTTTTTTGGGAAGGGTATGACCGCACCGAAGAGCGCTGCGGCAAAGCCCGCGAGGCGGCATCCCGTGCTTTGGAATTACAACCGGCTCTTCCCGAAGCGCATCTGGCTATGGGGTATATTTATTATCATTGCGATATGGTTTACGGCCGAGCCATACAGGCGTTCGCCATGGTCATTCAAAAGTTGCCCAATCAGGCCGACGCCTATAGTTCGCTTGGAGCGGTTCAAAGACGTCAAGGCCAATTCGAAGAAGCGATTAATAATTTCAAAAAATCATTTGAGCTCGATCCGCTTTCAAATCTCAAAGCCTTCGATATTGGTTTAACACTCGGGCTTATCCGTAATTATGACGAAGCCCGGGTATATTTGGAAAAAGCGGGTGCCCTGGCTCCCGATTGGCCCCTGCCGTGCATTTACAAAGCCTGGTTGGATATTTTTTCTAATGGAGATGCGGAAAAAGCGAAAATTGAACTTAGCAAATCGGCTCATCGTGTGGATATGTCTCGCTCGCAGTATTACTGGTGGTTGCTGAGATTGGTTGAACCGAATTTGGGCAAAATATTGGAAAAGACTCAGCCCGGAACCGATGCGGTTGCATTCTATCTGCACCAAGCCCGGATATACAGGCTTCTTGAACAATATGAAACGGAAAAGCAATTTGCTGATTCGGCTCTGATTCTATTGGCACAGAAAGAAAACGGCGCCGGATTCGATGCCCGCTATCATAGCCAACTAAGCATGGCCTACGGCGCGTTGAGACAAAAAGACAGCGCCTTGTACCACGGTCAGATGGCGCTTGAACTTTTACCGACATCAAAGGACGCATTTGACGCGCTATTCCTGGTTGTGAATATGGCGGAAATTCTGGTGATTTTTGAAGAGTATGACGTCGCTGTCGAGCGACTCGAACATCTTTTGACAATTCCCGGATTTGTCTCCAGGCCATATTTGAAAATTGATCCCTTATGGAAACCCCTCGAAAATCATCCCCGTTTTAAGATAATTATTTCTGAATCAGAATAG
- a CDS encoding secondary thiamine-phosphate synthase enzyme YjbQ gives MLKSISVPTSSTCEFIDITSQVQNIVTESNIKNGVVTMYVAHTTAGITINENADPDVKRDILTHLDKLIPQAGNYRHGEGNSPAHIKASLMGSSASVIINNGKLMLGTWQDIYFCEFDGPRTRKVWVKIIEG, from the coding sequence ATATTGAAATCAATTTCGGTTCCCACATCATCGACTTGTGAATTTATTGATATCACATCCCAGGTTCAAAACATCGTCACCGAGTCAAATATAAAAAATGGTGTTGTCACCATGTATGTAGCTCATACCACCGCCGGGATCACCATAAATGAAAATGCCGACCCGGATGTCAAACGCGACATCCTGACGCATCTTGATAAATTAATTCCTCAGGCAGGAAATTATCGGCATGGCGAGGGAAATTCACCGGCACATATTAAGGCGAGCCTGATGGGCTCATCGGCGTCGGTAATTATAAACAATGGTAAATTGATGCTGGGCACGTGGCAGGATATATACTTTTGCGAATTTGACGGCCCCCGGACACGAAAAGTCTGGGTTAAGATAATTGAGGGATAG
- a CDS encoding 23S rRNA (pseudouridine(1915)-N(3))-methyltransferase RlmH: MLKIHIITVGRDKDSWVNDAIDHYSKLIKKYARLEFSIIAEDKYNSSTDILKAKIREGERIISRLKNGFIIVLDLKGQVLNTMELAEKISQWQNQSISTLEFIIGGPFGLSDDILRKADYILNMSSLTMSHQIIRLVLLEQLYRVLNINAGGSYHK; the protein is encoded by the coding sequence ATGCTGAAAATTCACATTATAACAGTTGGGCGGGATAAGGATAGCTGGGTCAATGATGCCATCGATCATTATTCGAAGTTGATTAAAAAATACGCCCGCCTGGAATTTTCGATTATAGCCGAAGATAAGTATAATTCGTCAACAGATATACTTAAGGCCAAAATCAGAGAGGGTGAACGAATTATATCGCGCTTGAAGAACGGTTTTATAATCGTTCTCGATCTCAAAGGTCAGGTTTTGAATACAATGGAATTGGCTGAAAAGATATCTCAATGGCAAAATCAATCAATTTCAACATTAGAATTTATTATCGGAGGACCATTTGGACTTTCGGATGATATTTTACGCAAGGCTGATTATATCCTGAACATGTCGTCACTAACGATGTCTCATCAAATCATTAGATTGGTGTTGCTTGAGCAATTATACCGGGTCTTAAATATCAACGCCGGCGGCAGTTATCATAAATAG